CAAAACTTTTTAGTTATTCCAAATAGAAAACAACACCTTTGTTACTAATAATCAGAGGCTTTCCATAATAATTCGTTTTCCTTCTAAATGTTATACAAAATCATCAAAAGCGGTGATCTATTTAGAATTTCTTGTTTTTTTCTCATTAGCTTTTCGCTTGTAGCACAAGACAAAAAAGAACCGCGTAAATCCTACAATTCTGTCAGCACCATTTATGATAGCTGTCAGGTAGTTTGTAATCTATTCCCAGCCAATAGAGAAAATCTAGTAGCTACAGAAGAATTAGTTTTCCCAGCCATTACTAATAATTCAGAATGTTATAAAGTACCAAACGATTTTAACCCTGGATGCCTTTTAAGTTACAATAATTCCAAATGGTTTCTTGTCAAAGTACTTGATGGAGATTCTCTGACCTTTAATTTTGAGAACTCCAATAACTATGATATTGATGCTGCTATTTGGGGACCTATTGCCGGTAACGATTTAGATTCGACTTGTTTTACAAGTACACAATTTCCACAATCCTGCGACTACTCTGCCATTAATCCAACTTTAAATCTTTATAACGCAGACTCTGGAAGTTTCTATCTACTGACCATTACAAATTACTCCAACGACGACACCGACATTTTACTAAAGCAACCAGAAGGAGGAAGTGTGATATACTCCTACTTCTGCTCTGAAACAAGTAATATAAGTTCACCAAGTGGCGGAAAGCAAAACCTACAAGCAATCAATAGCTTACAGCTAAGTTTTGAAATATCGCCTTCTAGCTCCTTTACAGCCAAAGGTGGTAACAGTATTGAGCTGCTCCCAGGTTTTGAAACAGACAGTTCCACAGTGTTTAGTGCCAATATTGGCGAATGCATCAATACCAGTCAAAATTATAATCCAGATAGTTCTATAATTGTTTGTGAAAATTTTGACAATCACAGTAAAAATAGCCCACACTTGTATACCAATGCAAGTTCAAATGAAATGGTAGGAACTGTCTTTGCCATTACACAGCCAGAATGCAGAATAAATTCTGAAGATTCTTTTTTAAAAATGAGTAAAATTGGCGTGGACAAAGATTCTACTAGGTTTTTATGGGGTTATAGAGAACCATATACATCTCCATCTAATATACACCTTAGAACAAATGAAGGATGTCCTACTTATCCAGACCAGAGAACTACCCAAATGGAATATCTCTATAGAGCGGAAAGAACATTGCCTATTTTAGACACCATTGAGAATTATGCCAATTTAAATACCCCGTTTCACTTATCAAATGACTTAAGTTATGGCCAGTATAACAATTATGACCTCTGGAATTTTTATTTAAAAGGTGGCATAACAAACCTGACGTATAGAATTAACGGTGGTTCATGGCGTGCGTCAATAGATTATACACCTGTTTGGGAACCATTTACGGAAAGATATCTAGATGTAACTAGAATAGAACACATTGGTAATGTCCCAAAAGACTTCTACATGGATTTCACTACCGACGATGGGCTAACAGTTGACCGCTATTTAGTCACCAGAAGCTCCTGTGGTGGACATTTTTGTGGAACAACGGTATTCAACAGACTCGCAGATTCTACTGTAATTGTAAATGTTTTTCAAGGCGACATAAATGTGGACATGCAACTAGGCAGCTATGCTCCTTTTGGTGGATTTGGTACTTGCTTTAACCTTGGCAAACTATCAGAAGGAGAGCATTCCTTTCCTTTAAAATCAGCCAAAGGCGATTTTGTTTTAGACCCAGATATCTTTGTGAGAGTTAAGTTTGACTAAAGCTCCCCTTTAATAAATTGAGCTATTTCTAAGGCATTTTCAGCATCACCATGAATACAAAAAGAGTCTCCAGATATCTCTATAATTTCGCCAGAATAACTTACTAATTCACTCCTTTCAAGAACTGTATTAACTTGTTCAAAAGCTTTTCGAGGCTCAAGAATTAAAGCACCTTCTAACTTTCTATTCCTTAAACTACCATCTCGCTCATAAGTTCTATCCGCAAATACCTCTTGCCACACTTTCAATCCTAGCTCTTTATACTTAGCAACACCTTTAGACTGAGCCAGTCCAAATAAAATCAAATTATCATCAATCTCCTTGGTTACATCTGCAACTAACGCAGCCACTTCAAGATTAAGAGCTGCTTCATTATATAAAGCTCCATGGGGTTTTACATGATGTAGTTTTCCTCCATGCTTTTCCACCAAGTTTTTAATATAACTAACTTGCTCTTTGAGCAAATCTTTAAGTTCCTCTATAGATATACGTATAACATTACGTCCAAAATTCTCTCTATCAGGATAACTCGGGTGAGCTCCTATTTGCAGACCAAGTTCGATTGCATATTTAATAGTTTCTTCAATGAGCAAATGATTTCCAGCATGCTCACCACAGCAAACATTCACAGCGTCCACATGGCCTAAAAGAGCTTTATCTCTACCAGAGTCCCATGAATCTTGAATTTCACCCATGTCGCAGTTGATGTTTATCGACCGAGCCATATTATATTGGATTGAAATATTTTCTATAGATTATAAATACAGCTGAACTGCCGATTTAAACTTTTTCATTTCCCTTTCTTGTTTAAGAAAAACGCTTTCAGCCACTTCCATAGAAATTTCTCTAAATGTTACATGCTGCCCTACTGACAGTTGAGCCAAAATAGACAAGTCTACAGAAATAACATTAGCCAGCTTAGGATAACCCCCAGTAGTTTGATGGTCGGCCATTAAAATAACTAATTGCCCATCAGGCAGTAACTGAATAGTTCCAAAGGCAACAGAAGAAGAAATCTGTTCTTCAGAAGACTGTAAATTCAAGCAGTCCCCTTCTAACCTATAACCCATTCTATCTGCATGAGAAGAAATGATAAAAGATTGATTAAATATTTTGTTTCTACTCTCTAAATCTAAGTTGCTAAGGTCTTTACCTACGATAACCCTTATTTCTTGATTTTGCTCAAAAGCAGGTCTTAAGTTAACATTGACTGTCTTAGGGGCTAGGTAAACCTTTTTGGTAGCGGCAAATAATTGCCCGTTTTTCAGGTTTAAATCTAAAGAGTCTCCTTTTTCAATCTTTTTCCCGCCAAAACCGCCTAATAAATTAGTGCTATTAGAGCCTAAGGATTTCTTAAGATTGAAACCGCCTTTGATAGCTATGTATGCCCGTTCTCCGTTTACTTTCTTACCAAAACAAAGCATATCTCCCGGTTTGGCCTCAAGAACCTTCCAGTTAGAAACACTTTTATTATTTAAAGAACCCGAAAAATTAGCTCCGCCAATGGCAAAGAGAGCATGCTCCTCAAAAGTAATGGTAGGGGTAGGATAATGAAACTCCAAAACCGCTTCGGTGTCTTCGTTTCCTAATAAAATATTCAGTAACCTCATTGAAAGAGTGTCCATTGCACCAGAGGGATTAATCCCTTTGTCTTTGAAACCACACCTTCCAATATCCTGAATACTTGTCAATATTCCAGATTTTAGAAAAATCAATATTAAGAGCTTTATTTTAAGAGTTTTATATCACTAATTCACTGCTTACAAACATCAAGGTAGATGGATTCTTGAAATATTCAAACGAAATGCACACAAATCTTAGTTCATCCTTCTACAAACCTGACGGTATCTCCGTTATTCAGTAAGGTCATTTTTTTCATTTTCGGGTCAAAAAGAACAGCATCTGTTTGTCCTATCAATTGCCATCCTCCTGGGCTTGATACTGGATAAATTCCCGTCTGATTTCCAGCAATCCCTACACTCCCTTTTGGCACTCGTATTCTTGGTTTAGCCCTTCTTGGCATACTTAATTTCTTATCCAAACCTCCTAAATAGGCAAACCCCGGAAGGAAACCCATCATGTAAACCCTATAATCTGGAGCCGTATGAAGTTTGATTAATTCCCTACGGTCAATCTCTTTTGCTTCGCAAAGCGATATCAAGTCTTCACCATTATATTTTACGGGTATCTCCACAATTTTCGGTTCCCTTTCTAGCTGTGTTAATTCTTCAAAAGGAATACTTTTCAAATAATCTTCAACATATTCAGAAATCGTCCCACTCTTTATTAGCGGTTTTATTTCCAAAATCTTATAAAAAACTGTCAGTGAAGCATAAGCAGGCACCACTTCCACAAATCCTATCATAGGATTTTTATTTATCCACTCGCAAGCCGACAAAACCAAATCATTAATTTCGGGTGAAATTTTTTGTTCAAAGTATAGACTTATGGAGTGCTCACTTAAAGAATAAATTTCATACTTCATCGAAAATCAATTTGAGTTTATTAGCACAAATGGTAAGCTACCATTTTATAACCTTCTTAGAAAACGATTGATTCTTAATCTTGATTTGAAGAAAAAACTGATTGGCTTGTATATTAGAAACATCTAGTTCAATTTCATTGAGACCTTTTGCTACCTGATGAAACTCCTCTTTAAGAACTTCGCCTTTTGCTCCGATAAGATTTACTACTGCAGAACCTGCAAAATTTGAATCAAACTTAGCTTTCAATCTATCACTTGTCGGATTAGGATAAACCACCATCAAGGGCTCTTCTAAAGTATTCCCTAGCGTACTCATGTCAAACTTGCACAGAAATACCTCATAGCCTTTTAAGGTAACCGTACCTGACCAGTTTTGATAGGCTACACCAATAGTGACCTCTTCATTCTCATCTGCTGCAAAAGGATTGTGAGCCGCTATCAATATTTCATTTCCCTTTACCGCACCACGCCATATAGGCTGCTTATTTTCATTATAATCACGAGCAGATGTCTCTTGCACCAACTCATAGGAGCCTTCGAAGAAAGACTTAAATTGACTGAAGCGATAAAGACCTTTATTGAAATATTCGTAAGCCTCGAAATCTGTTTGCGTACCTATCAACGTAGGATTTTCCCAGAGCCACAAACCATCCGCACCTGAGAAAAAAGGAAAAATGGCTGTCGCTTCCGCCATCCATGGCCTAATTGATTGATTAACCAAATCAGGATTAGCACTATACTTTAACCATAAAAAAGGAATCACAGGCTTAGTTGTCCAAGCCTTATTTGCCTCAATTTGAAACATCATATAGGATAAATATTCCCCTGCAAACGGATGTGGATAATCATAATAATAATATGCAGAGGGTGACATAAAGTCCATTTGCTCGTAAAATGGACCTCCCACATTACCATTATCATCTTTGGTGATAAAATTCACATGGTCTGAATCCTGAACCCATTCGTCCCATGATTTCCCCTGAATATTACTAAAAGTGTTAAAAACGGGGGCATCAGCATAAGAGCTAATTTTAGTATCTGGATGCTTTCCATTTTTAAGAAAGTCGCTTACCGCCTTAGCATATAAATCTCTGTTATCTTTTTTATAAGTACTTATGAAATCTAGAATTGGAAGCTCTTTATAAAAATCAGGGACAATATCTGAGTTCTTGAATTGAAGAATTTCATGGTCAAACCGCCAAACACGTTCAATATCAAACATGAAAATATCACTGTCAATAAAATTACCATTCCCAAGAGAGTTTGCAAAATTCATG
This sequence is a window from Arcticibacterium luteifluviistationis. Protein-coding genes within it:
- a CDS encoding 3-coathanger stack domain-containing protein; protein product: MLYKIIKSGDLFRISCFFLISFSLVAQDKKEPRKSYNSVSTIYDSCQVVCNLFPANRENLVATEELVFPAITNNSECYKVPNDFNPGCLLSYNNSKWFLVKVLDGDSLTFNFENSNNYDIDAAIWGPIAGNDLDSTCFTSTQFPQSCDYSAINPTLNLYNADSGSFYLLTITNYSNDDTDILLKQPEGGSVIYSYFCSETSNISSPSGGKQNLQAINSLQLSFEISPSSSFTAKGGNSIELLPGFETDSSTVFSANIGECINTSQNYNPDSSIIVCENFDNHSKNSPHLYTNASSNEMVGTVFAITQPECRINSEDSFLKMSKIGVDKDSTRFLWGYREPYTSPSNIHLRTNEGCPTYPDQRTTQMEYLYRAERTLPILDTIENYANLNTPFHLSNDLSYGQYNNYDLWNFYLKGGITNLTYRINGGSWRASIDYTPVWEPFTERYLDVTRIEHIGNVPKDFYMDFTTDDGLTVDRYLVTRSSCGGHFCGTTVFNRLADSTVIVNVFQGDINVDMQLGSYAPFGGFGTCFNLGKLSEGEHSFPLKSAKGDFVLDPDIFVRVKFD
- a CDS encoding 5-oxoprolinase subunit PxpA, with translation MARSININCDMGEIQDSWDSGRDKALLGHVDAVNVCCGEHAGNHLLIEETIKYAIELGLQIGAHPSYPDRENFGRNVIRISIEELKDLLKEQVSYIKNLVEKHGGKLHHVKPHGALYNEAALNLEVAALVADVTKEIDDNLILFGLAQSKGVAKYKELGLKVWQEVFADRTYERDGSLRNRKLEGALILEPRKAFEQVNTVLERSELVSYSGEIIEISGDSFCIHGDAENALEIAQFIKGEL
- a CDS encoding T9SS type A sorting domain-containing protein, with protein sequence MRAFFTFIFLIYCSIDLVLGQECNDFADFNPSGNGQINWDKFPEFDLPFKLIFGGEIHNGNAGGPLNHGFSHITDSRYLTSVPFANRALIYYGVAYPNQNQPWELERSPWGNDLGIYQQKWNSDFMNFANSLGNGNFIDSDIFMFDIERVWRFDHEILQFKNSDIVPDFYKELPILDFISTYKKDNRDLYAKAVSDFLKNGKHPDTKISSYADAPVFNTFSNIQGKSWDEWVQDSDHVNFITKDDNGNVGGPFYEQMDFMSPSAYYYYDYPHPFAGEYLSYMMFQIEANKAWTTKPVIPFLWLKYSANPDLVNQSIRPWMAEATAIFPFFSGADGLWLWENPTLIGTQTDFEAYEYFNKGLYRFSQFKSFFEGSYELVQETSARDYNENKQPIWRGAVKGNEILIAAHNPFAADENEEVTIGVAYQNWSGTVTLKGYEVFLCKFDMSTLGNTLEEPLMVVYPNPTSDRLKAKFDSNFAGSAVVNLIGAKGEVLKEEFHQVAKGLNEIELDVSNIQANQFFLQIKIKNQSFSKKVIKW
- the pxpB gene encoding 5-oxoprolinase subunit PxpB, with amino-acid sequence MKYEIYSLSEHSISLYFEQKISPEINDLVLSACEWINKNPMIGFVEVVPAYASLTVFYKILEIKPLIKSGTISEYVEDYLKSIPFEELTQLEREPKIVEIPVKYNGEDLISLCEAKEIDRRELIKLHTAPDYRVYMMGFLPGFAYLGGLDKKLSMPRRAKPRIRVPKGSVGIAGNQTGIYPVSSPGGWQLIGQTDAVLFDPKMKKMTLLNNGDTVRFVEG
- a CDS encoding 5-oxoprolinase subunit C family protein, yielding MIFLKSGILTSIQDIGRCGFKDKGINPSGAMDTLSMRLLNILLGNEDTEAVLEFHYPTPTITFEEHALFAIGGANFSGSLNNKSVSNWKVLEAKPGDMLCFGKKVNGERAYIAIKGGFNLKKSLGSNSTNLLGGFGGKKIEKGDSLDLNLKNGQLFAATKKVYLAPKTVNVNLRPAFEQNQEIRVIVGKDLSNLDLESRNKIFNQSFIISSHADRMGYRLEGDCLNLQSSEEQISSSVAFGTIQLLPDGQLVILMADHQTTGGYPKLANVISVDLSILAQLSVGQHVTFREISMEVAESVFLKQEREMKKFKSAVQLYL